From a single Alloactinosynnema sp. L-07 genomic region:
- a CDS encoding ABC transporter ATP-binding protein, translated as MTAKTDTPAAEPKTLGADLLTVTGLQKHFPIRRGLLQRQVGAVQAVDGLTFSVKQGETLSLVGESGCGKTTTGRLLTRLLEPTAGKIVFEGRDITHMSTAQMRPLRRDVQMIFQDPYSSLNPRHTVGTIVGAPFRLQKVKTEHGVKRAVQDLLALVGLNPEHYNRYPHEFSGGQRQRIGIARTLALRPKLIVADEPVSALDVSIQAQVVNLLEDLQDEFDLTYVMIAHDLSVVRHVSDRVAVMYLGKIMEVADRTALYERPMHPYTVALLSAVPIPDTARRENRERIRLQGDVPSPINPPSGCRFHTRCWKAQEVCKVEEPPLVDLAPGHQAACHFPENQGEITIDPTGAAATES; from the coding sequence GTGACAGCAAAAACCGACACCCCCGCCGCCGAGCCCAAGACGCTCGGCGCGGACCTGCTGACCGTGACCGGTCTGCAGAAGCACTTCCCCATCCGCCGCGGCCTGCTGCAGCGCCAGGTCGGCGCCGTGCAGGCGGTCGACGGGCTGACCTTCTCGGTCAAGCAGGGCGAGACCTTGTCGCTGGTCGGCGAGTCCGGCTGTGGCAAGACGACCACCGGCAGGCTGCTGACCCGCCTGCTGGAGCCCACCGCGGGCAAGATCGTCTTCGAGGGTCGCGACATCACCCACATGTCGACCGCCCAGATGCGACCGCTGCGGCGCGACGTGCAGATGATCTTCCAGGACCCGTACTCCTCGCTGAACCCGCGCCACACCGTCGGCACGATCGTCGGCGCACCGTTCCGCCTGCAGAAGGTCAAGACCGAACACGGCGTCAAGCGCGCTGTGCAGGACCTGCTGGCCCTGGTCGGTCTGAACCCGGAGCACTACAACCGGTACCCGCACGAGTTCTCCGGCGGCCAGCGCCAGCGCATCGGCATCGCCCGCACCCTGGCCCTGCGCCCGAAGCTGATCGTGGCCGACGAGCCGGTGTCCGCGCTGGACGTGTCCATCCAGGCCCAGGTCGTCAACCTGCTCGAAGATCTGCAGGACGAGTTCGACCTGACCTACGTGATGATCGCCCACGACCTGTCAGTGGTGCGCCACGTGTCCGACCGGGTCGCGGTCATGTACCTCGGCAAGATCATGGAGGTCGCCGACCGCACCGCGCTGTACGAGCGCCCCATGCACCCGTACACCGTGGCCCTGCTGTCCGCGGTCCCGATCCCGGACACCGCCCGCCGCGAGAACCGCGAGCGGATCCGGCTGCAGGGTGACGTGCCCAGCCCGATCAACCCGCCGTCGGGTTGCCGCTTCCACACCCGTTGTTGGAAGGCGCAGGAGGTGTGCAAGGTCGAGGAGCCCCCGCTGGTCGACCTCGCCCCCGGCCACCAGGCCGCCTGCCACTTCCCGGAGAACCAGGGCGAGATCACCATCGACCCAACGGGCGCCGCGGCGACTGAGTCCTAA